CTGTTGCGCTGCATAAAGAATTTAACAGCCCGAAAGATAAATTTTTGTGGGACGTTGGCCATCAGTCGTATGTCCACAAGCTGCTGACGGGGCGCGGAAAAGAATTTGCCACGCTTCGCCAGTACAAAGGGCTCTGCGGATTCCCAAAGCGGAGTGAAAGCGAGCATGATGTTTGGGAAACCGGGCACAGCTCAACCTCCTTGTCAGGGGCGATGGGAATGGCGGCTGCCCGTGATATTAAAGGAACGGATGAATTTATTATTCCGATCATTGGCGACGGCGCACTGACCGGCGGAATGGCGCTTGAAGCGCTGAACCACATCGGCGACGAGAAAAAAGACATGATTGTCATCCTAAATGATAATGAAATGAGTATTGCCCCGAATGTGGGTGCTATTCACTCTATGCTTGGGCGGCTGCGAACTGCTGGTAAATACCAGTGGGTGAAAGATGAGCTCGAATACTTGTTTAAAAAGATTCCGGCAGTTGGGGGCAAACTTGCCGCCACGGCGGAACGAGTGAAAGACAGCCTGAAATACATGCTCGTCTCGGGGATGTTTTTTGAAGAGCTTGGCTTTACGTATTTAGGCCCGGTGGACGGACATTCTTATCATGAGTTGATTGAGAATCTTCAATACGCGAAAAAAACGAAAGGCCCTGTTCTCCTGCATGTCATCACGAAAAAAGGGAAGGGGTACAAACCGGCTGAGACCGATACAATCGGAACATGGCACGGTACCGGCCCATATAAAATCAATACCGGTGACTTTGTAAAACCGAAAGCAGCAGCCCCTTCATGGAGCGGTCTTGTCAGCGGCACTGTACAGCGAATGGCGCGAGAGGACGGACGCATTGTCGCCATTACACCGGCTATGCCTGTTGGCTCAAAGCTTGAAGGTTTCGCAAACGAATTCCCTGATCGCATGTTCGACGTAGGAATCGCCGAACAGCATGCGGCAACGATGGCCGCAGCTATGGCTATGCAGGGGATGAAGCCGTTTTTGGCGATTTATTCAACCTTCCTGCAAAGGGCGTATGACCAAGTGGTTCATGACATATGCCGCCAAAACGCCAATGTGTTTATCGGAATTGACCGAGCAGGGCTTGTGGGTGCTGACGGAGAGACACATCAAGGTGTGTTTGATATTGCGTTTATGCGCCACATTCCAAACATGGTCTTAATGATGCCGAAAGATGAAAATGAAGGACAGCATATGGTTCATACAGCACTCAGCTATGACGAAGGCCC
The Bacillus vallismortis genome window above contains:
- the dxs gene encoding 1-deoxy-D-xylulose-5-phosphate synthase, which produces MDLLSIQDPSFLKNKSIDELEKLSDEIRQFLITTLSASGGHIGPNLGVVELTVALHKEFNSPKDKFLWDVGHQSYVHKLLTGRGKEFATLRQYKGLCGFPKRSESEHDVWETGHSSTSLSGAMGMAAARDIKGTDEFIIPIIGDGALTGGMALEALNHIGDEKKDMIVILNDNEMSIAPNVGAIHSMLGRLRTAGKYQWVKDELEYLFKKIPAVGGKLAATAERVKDSLKYMLVSGMFFEELGFTYLGPVDGHSYHELIENLQYAKKTKGPVLLHVITKKGKGYKPAETDTIGTWHGTGPYKINTGDFVKPKAAAPSWSGLVSGTVQRMAREDGRIVAITPAMPVGSKLEGFANEFPDRMFDVGIAEQHAATMAAAMAMQGMKPFLAIYSTFLQRAYDQVVHDICRQNANVFIGIDRAGLVGADGETHQGVFDIAFMRHIPNMVLMMPKDENEGQHMVHTALSYDEGPIAMRFPRGNGLGVKMDEQLKTIPIGTWEVLRPGNDAVILTFGTTIEMALEAAEELQKEGLSVRVVNARYIKPIDEKMMKDILKEGLPILTIEEAVLEGGFGSSILEFAHDQGEFLTPIDRMGIPDRFIEHGSVTALLEEIGLTKQQAANRIRLLMPPKTHKGIGS